In one window of Mercurialis annua linkage group LG4, ddMerAnnu1.2, whole genome shotgun sequence DNA:
- the LOC126679105 gene encoding amino acid transporter AVT1I-like isoform X2, protein MAAKFQDQPLTLPLIISEEQENIKYKLGNVESNYSFINKGTTSSFKTIINGLNALSGVGILSTPYALASGGWLSLILLFIIAISAFYSGILIKRCMEADSNIRTYPDIGERAFGGKGRLLISIFMYVELYLVATGFLILEGDNLQNLFPNVDIEVISGLHIGGKRSFVVLIALMILPTVWLDNLSFLSYISASGVLASAIILVSIFCTGAFDGVGFLQKGEVVNWHGIPTAVSLYGFCYCAHPVFPMLYSSMKKKHQFSHVLVICFIICTFSYALMAIIGYKMFGSDVESQVTLNLPTGKLSSRIAIYTTLVNPIAKYALMVTPIVNATKNWFPWSCNKKPFNLLMSTSLLISTVIVALAVPFFGYLMSLVGAFLSITASIILPCLCYLKISGNLRRFGCEVVVIWGMILLGVMVVIFGTYTSLLQIVGHL, encoded by the exons ATGGCTGCCAAGTTTCAGGATCAGCCATTGACTCTACCTCTTATCATATCCGAAGagcaagaaaatattaaatataagcTTGGAAATGTCGAGTcaaattatagttttattaacAAAGGAACAACCTCTTCTTTCAAGACTATAATCAACGGACTAAATGCCTTATCAG GAGTTGGGATTCTGTCAACACCCTATGCATTAGCTTCAGGAGGATGGTTGAGCTTGATTCTTCTATTTATCATAGCAATTTCAGCTTTTTACTCTGGTATATTGATTAAAAGATGCATGGAAGCCGATTCAAATATCAGAACTTATCCTGACATAGGCGAACGGGCATTTGGCGGAAAAGGGAGATTATTGATATCTATTTTTATGTACGTAGAGCTTTATTTAGTCGCGACGGGTTTCTTGATTCTTGAAGGCGATAATCTGCAGAATTTGTTCCCAAATGTGGATATTGAGGTTATTTCAGGTTTGCATATTGGTGGGAAACGGAGTTTTGTTGTTCTTATTGCTCTGATGATCTTGCCGACTGTTTGGTTAGATAATTTGAGTTTTCTGTCTTATATTTCTGCTAGTGGAGTTTTAGCGTCGGCTATAATACTTGTTTCGATTTTCTGCACCGGAGCATTTGACGGAGTTGGGTTTCTTCAGAAGGGGGAAGTAGTAAATTGGCATGGAATTCCTACTGCTGTTAGCTTGTATGGGTTCTGTTATTGTGCGCATCCTGTTTTTCCGATGCTTTACAGTTCCATGAAAAAGAAGCATCAGTTTTCCCAT GTTCTAGTAATTTGCTTCATTATATGTACATTCAGCTATGCATTAATGGCAATCATTGGTTACAAGATGTTCGGATCAGATGTCGAATCACAAGTAACATTAAACCTTCCGACCGGAAAGTTAAGCTCAAGAATAGCAATATATACAACTTTGGTTAATCCAATAGCAAAATATGCACTAATGGTCACACCAATAGTGAATGCAACAAAGAATTGGTTTCCATGGTCCTGTAACAAGAAACCTTTCAATCTTCTGATGAGTACGAGTTTATTGATCAGTACTGTAATTGTAGCTTTGGCTGTTCCGTTCTTCGGCTATCTCATGTCGCTGGTCGGAGCTTTTTTAAGCATTACCGCTTCGATCATACTTCCTTGTTTATGTTACTTGAAGATTTCGGGCAATCTCAGGAGATTCGGGTGCGAAGTGGTGGTTATATGGGGAATGATATTACTTGGTGTTATGGTTGTTATTTTTGGTACATACACTTCTCTCTTGCAAATTGTAGGGCATCTGTAA
- the LOC126679105 gene encoding amino acid transporter AVT1I-like isoform X1, with translation MESREQYLEETSLTVPLIVDEKQHKLIRHNIIDEEGDDQPYQKGSTGFIRTCFNGLNALSGVGILSTPYALASGGWLSLILLFIIAISAFYSGILIKRCMEADSNIRTYPDIGERAFGGKGRLLISIFMYVELYLVATGFLILEGDNLQNLFPNVDIEVISGLHIGGKRSFVVLIALMILPTVWLDNLSFLSYISASGVLASAIILVSIFCTGAFDGVGFLQKGEVVNWHGIPTAVSLYGFCYCAHPVFPMLYSSMKKKHQFSHVLVICFIICTFSYALMAIIGYKMFGSDVESQVTLNLPTGKLSSRIAIYTTLVNPIAKYALMVTPIVNATKNWFPWSCNKKPFNLLMSTSLLISTVIVALAVPFFGYLMSLVGAFLSITASIILPCLCYLKISGNLRRFGCEVVVIWGMILLGVMVVIFGTYTSLLQIVGHL, from the exons ATGGAGAGCAGAGAGCAATATTTAGAAGAAACCTCACTTACAGTTCCTCTTATTGTTGATGAGAAGCAACACAAACTGATCAGGCATAATATTATTGACGAAGAAGGTGATGATCAACCTTACCAGAAAGGCAGCACAGGTTTTATAAGGACATGTTTTAATGGACTTAATGCTCTATCAG GAGTTGGGATTCTGTCAACACCCTATGCATTAGCTTCAGGAGGATGGTTGAGCTTGATTCTTCTATTTATCATAGCAATTTCAGCTTTTTACTCTGGTATATTGATTAAAAGATGCATGGAAGCCGATTCAAATATCAGAACTTATCCTGACATAGGCGAACGGGCATTTGGCGGAAAAGGGAGATTATTGATATCTATTTTTATGTACGTAGAGCTTTATTTAGTCGCGACGGGTTTCTTGATTCTTGAAGGCGATAATCTGCAGAATTTGTTCCCAAATGTGGATATTGAGGTTATTTCAGGTTTGCATATTGGTGGGAAACGGAGTTTTGTTGTTCTTATTGCTCTGATGATCTTGCCGACTGTTTGGTTAGATAATTTGAGTTTTCTGTCTTATATTTCTGCTAGTGGAGTTTTAGCGTCGGCTATAATACTTGTTTCGATTTTCTGCACCGGAGCATTTGACGGAGTTGGGTTTCTTCAGAAGGGGGAAGTAGTAAATTGGCATGGAATTCCTACTGCTGTTAGCTTGTATGGGTTCTGTTATTGTGCGCATCCTGTTTTTCCGATGCTTTACAGTTCCATGAAAAAGAAGCATCAGTTTTCCCAT GTTCTAGTAATTTGCTTCATTATATGTACATTCAGCTATGCATTAATGGCAATCATTGGTTACAAGATGTTCGGATCAGATGTCGAATCACAAGTAACATTAAACCTTCCGACCGGAAAGTTAAGCTCAAGAATAGCAATATATACAACTTTGGTTAATCCAATAGCAAAATATGCACTAATGGTCACACCAATAGTGAATGCAACAAAGAATTGGTTTCCATGGTCCTGTAACAAGAAACCTTTCAATCTTCTGATGAGTACGAGTTTATTGATCAGTACTGTAATTGTAGCTTTGGCTGTTCCGTTCTTCGGCTATCTCATGTCGCTGGTCGGAGCTTTTTTAAGCATTACCGCTTCGATCATACTTCCTTGTTTATGTTACTTGAAGATTTCGGGCAATCTCAGGAGATTCGGGTGCGAAGTGGTGGTTATATGGGGAATGATATTACTTGGTGTTATGGTTGTTATTTTTGGTACATACACTTCTCTCTTGCAAATTGTAGGGCATCTGTAA
- the LOC126679511 gene encoding probable enoyl-CoA hydratase 2, mitochondrial has translation MGTFNTLTQSLSHHYLKKSKVHNFHQLFDLGKLIVSSETSYTKIDYSFHQFQSRRTLILQTVSSESVKLKKLADSDSGIVEVNLDRPESKNAIGKEMLRGLRNIFETINRDDSAKVVMICSSVPKVFCAGADLKERKTMTPSEVQFFVNSLRSTFSFIEELRIPTVAVIEGAALGGGLEMALSCDLRICGEDAVLGLPETGLAIVPGAGGTQRLPRLVGKSVAKELIFTGRKIGGREAMSIGLVNYSVPPGEARLKALEVAREINQKGPVAIKMAKKAINEGLDVDMASAMDLEEECYEQLLHTKDRLEGLAAFAEKRKPKYKGE, from the exons ATGGGTACTTTCAATACCCTTACACAATCTTTAAGCCACCACTACTTGAAAAAGTCCAAAGTTCACAACTTTCATCAGCTATTTGATCTGGGCAAACTAATAGTTTCTTCAGAGACTTCGTACACTAAAATTGATTACAGTTTTCATCAATTCCAGAGCAGAAGAACCCTAATCCTACAAACTGTGTCGTCTGAATCAGTGAAGTTAAAGAAGCTTGCTGACTCTGATTCTG GAATTGTGGAGGTGAATTTGGATAGACCAGAAAGTAAAAATGCTATTGGGAAGGAGATGCTGAGAGGGTTAAGGAATATTTTTGAGACAATTAATAGAGATGATTCTGCTAAGGTTGTTATGATTTGCAGCTCTGTTCCTAAAGTCTTTTGTGCAGGTGCTGATTTGAAG GAGCGTAAGACGATGACTCCATCAGAAGTGCAATTTTTTGTCAACTCTCTGCGGTCCACATTCTCATTTATAGAG GAACTCCGTATTCCTACTGTCGCTGTTATTGAAGGAGCAGCTCTCGGTGGTGGACTTGAAATGGCTTTATCATGTGATCTTCGGATATGCG GAGAAGATGCAGTATTGGGCTTGCCGGAAACAGGACTTGCTATAGTTCCTGG GGCAGGTGGGACACAACGGCTTCCTAGATTGGTTGGAAAATCTGTGGCAAAGGAGCTAATATTTACCGGGCGAAAGATTGGTGGAAGAGAGGCTATGTCAATCG GTCTTGTTAATTACTCTGTGCCTCCCGGTGAGGCTCGTTTAAAGGCTCTTGAAGTTGCAAGGGAAATCAATCAGAAG GGTCCGGTAGCCATAAAGATGGCGAAAAAAGCAATTAATGAGGGACTGGATGTAGACATGGCTTCGGCTATGGATTTGGAAGAAGAATGTTACGAACAGCTCTTGCACACAAAAGATCGCTTGGAAGGCTTGGCGGCGTTTGCTGAGAAGCGGAAACCAAAATATAAAGGGGAGTAA
- the LOC126678616 gene encoding uncharacterized protein LOC126678616 yields MVGSIYSTLTGSQSSCKLLLRYTSSDAPLRPLLRYSNIAAINSGSSTASSSSSNNWLQLDTIHFLIDNSFNFVIFAKWLISLLNAKGTLKALVHYDGVWDEHFNYSNYKMKGILIRENTTFEEIKELIAGKLEVNSWETKMEIRFQLESNYQTLQIEDNVSLQFYIEMKKDEPRVTSFPLCVTTNKFEGQPQIQNINSEASIGIIEEQFVDTTSSSGTAIDIIKYAEILYNQTRKEDEEAESKPQEINIVTDPKITEIYVGQIFKDKKTMKTSFCFYTIANQFQYKVSKSCKREYIVICIDEDCRWTVRASRDGKTNMFVIRRMINIHTCPPNIRMDDKRQATASIIGEHIKMKFLDIKTIYTPVDIIADIQRDFGIVLSYNRAWRSKVKALNQIRGSPRDSYSILPGYLHMLLQTNPGSVVDLHTTDENKFEYMFMALDASIKGWRYCRPIIVVDGTFLKSNYGGTLITASTQDGNGKIFPLAFAVVDSENDDSWEYFFLKLKEAFGGRNGLCIVSDRHLSILNGVKKVFPEASHAICMYHLLSNIKSKFKHDPDTLRDCFYGAARSYTTKGFDYYMKELDAINAGIRKYLTDIGIEKWARAHCKANRYSTMTSNIAESLNAAIKAARELPITTLLESLRRLMQEWSYANRNIAICTFTKLTNKAEHELRNHYASSLRMKVNFQLQLQHLFQLDEMPCPHAIAILSKLHQEPYQYCSDFFTKENMLATYEGVVYPMPSQNNWDLPANVESMEVLPPIGAIPAGRPKKRRITAPNEIKKTNQCGRCKQRGHNKKTCKNIPK; encoded by the exons ATGGTTGGTTCAATCTATTCAACTTTAACCGGAAGTCAG AGTTCATGCAAATTGTTGCTGCGATACACAAGTTCTGATGCTCCGTTAAGGCCACTGCTCCGCTACTCCAACATTGCTGCTATAAATTCCGGCTCATCAACGGCCAGTTCCAGCTCATCAAACAACTGGTTACAGCTAGATACAATTCAT ttcTTAATTGATAATTCATTCAATTTTGTGATA TTTGCTAAATGGTTAATAAG TTTGCTAAATG CAAAAGGAACACTGAAGGCTCTTGTGCACTATGATGGAGTATGGGATGAGCATTTTAATTACTCCAACTACAAGAtgaaaggaatactgataaggGAAAACACAACCTTTGAAGAAATTAAGGAATTGATAGCAGGTAAACTAGAGGTAAACAGTTGGGAAACCAAAATGGAAATCAGATTTCAGTTAGAAAGCAACTACCAAACTTTACAAATTGAAGATAATGTCAGCCTGCAATTCtacattgaaatgaaaaaagatGAACCGCGAGTAACCAGTTTTCCATTATGTGTTACAACAAACAAATTTGAAGGTCAGCCACAAATACAAAATATCAACAGTGAAGCTTCTATTGGAATTATTGAAGAACAATTTGTGGATACAACGTCTAGTAGTGGCACTGCaattgatattataaaatatgcaGAAATATTATACAACCAGACAAGAAAAGAAGATGAGGAAGCTGAAAGTAAACCACAAGAAATCAACATCGTCACTGATCCAAAAATAACAGAAATCTATGTTGGACAGATCTTCAAAGACAAAAAAACTATGAAGACAAGTTTCTGTTTCTACACGATTGCTAACCAATTTCAGTATAAAGTTAGTAAGTCTTGCAAAAGAGAATATATAGTCATTTGCATTGATGAAGATTGCAGGTGGACAGTGAGAGCTTCAAGAGATGGAAAGACAAATATGTTTGTGATTAGAAGAATGATAAACATCCACACATGCCCACCAAATATAAGAATGGATGACAAAAGGCAAGCAACAGCTTCAATAATAGGGGAACATATAAAAATGAAGTTCTTGGATATAAAAACAATCTATACTCCAGTTGATATTATTGCAGATATTCAGAGAGATTTTGGGATTGTTTTGAGTTACAATAGGGCATGGAGGTCAAAAGTAAAGGCACTAAACCAAATTAGAGGTAGTCCGCGCGACTCGTATTCAATTTTGCCTGGATATTTGCACATGCTTCTACAAACTAATCCAGGATCAGTTGTAGATCTTCATACAACTGATGAAAAcaaatttgaatatatgtttATGGCTCTAGATGCTTCTATTAAAGGTTGGAGATACTGTAGACCAATAATTGTAGTAGATGGAACATTTTTGAAGTCGAACTACGGTGGAACATTAATAACAGCAAGTACACAAGACGGAAATGGTAAGATTTTCCCCCTTGCTTTTGCAGTTGTTGATTCCGAAAATGATGATTCCtgggaatatttttttttaaaattgaaagaagCATTTGGTGGAAGAAATGGGCTGTGTATTGTTTCAGATAGGCATTTGAGTATATTGAATGGGGTCAAAAAGGTTTTTCCTGAAGCAAGTCATGCAATATGTATGTACCATTTGCTAAGTAACATCAAATCAAAGTTCAAACACGATCCGGATACATTGAGAGACTGTTTCTATGGAGCTGCAAGATCATACACAACTAAGGGATTTGACTACTACATGAAAGAGCTTGATGCCATTAATGCCGGAATTCGAAAGTACCTAACAGATATTGGGATCGAGAAGTGGGCAAGAGCACATTGTAAAGCTAATAG gtACTCGACAATGACATCGAATATCGCCGAGTCTTTGAATGCAGCAATCAAAGCAGCTAGGGAATTACCAATAACAACGCTCCTTGAAAGTTTGAGGCGTTTGATGCAAGAATGGAGTTATGCTAACAGAAATATTGCAATTTGTACATTTACTAAGCTGACAAACAAAGCAGAACATGAACTCAGAAATCACTATGCATCATCTTTAAGAATGAAggtaaattttcaattaca GCTTCAACATCT ATTTCAATTGGATGAAATGCCATGTCCACATGCTATTGCTATATTAAGCAAACTACACCAAGAACCATATCAATACTGCTCAGACTTTTTCACTAAAGAAAATATGCTTGCCACATATGAAGGAGTTGTCTATCCAATGCCTAGCCAAAATAATTGGGATTTACCTGCCAATGTTGAAAGTATGGAAGTTCTTCCGCCAATAGGAGCAATTCCAGCAGGAAGaccaaagaaaagaagaatcacGGCACCAAATGAAATAAAGAAGACAAATCAGTGTGGAAGATGCAAACAAAGAGGACATAATAAGAAGACATGtaaaaatataccaaaataa
- the LOC126679149 gene encoding AP2/ERF and B3 domain-containing transcription factor At1g50680-like: MASSSLLVLCLSASPSKFRGVIWLRSGKWGARIAYKYKAYWLGTYDIEQEAAMAYDRAAIKLQRSDTPLNFPMSNYSVEETKFLGRHSNEAVLAMIKDKSYRSKYANFVSNQALLRHLESSNNFAFQQPGVGVTYQMLFRKELTQTDVTHIKGFHIPKDHAIDYFPPLANSRDGNNNSSIELTFFDKHYRPWTFRYSYWKSTQTFVFTKGWRHFLKMNGLNTRDSVVFYKCEMSGNMFYMIDMQRNCIENCGVRLSVAEQELGKRKRSEEVEEEIAAADRTSNGVMLFGVEISNGGPNHKRRIADE, translated from the coding sequence ATGGCGAGCTCGAGCTTGTTGGTGCTCTGTCTGAGTGCATCACCATCGAAATTCAGAGGAGTTATATGGCTAAGAAGTGGGAAGTGGGGTGCGCGAATCGCGTACAAATACAAAGCTTATTGGCTGGGAACATATGACATAGAACAAGAAGCAGCTATGGCATATGATCGAGCAGCCATTAAGCTTCAGAGAAGTGATACTCCTCTGAACTTCCCTATGTCAAACTACTCGGTTGAAGAAACCAAATTTCTTGGGCGTCACTCCAACGAAGCAGTTCTTGCTATGATCAAAGACAAATCTTACAGATCTAAATACGCTAATTTTGTCTCAAATCAAGCTCTGCTAAGGCACTTGGAAAGCAGCAATAATTTTGCTTTCCAGCAGCCAGGGGTTGGGGTTACATACCAAATGCTATTCCGAAAGGAATTAACACAGACCGATGTTACGCATATCAAAGGCTTTCACATACCGAAAGATCACGCGATTGATTACTTTCCACCCCTTGCCAACTCCCGCGACGGCAACAACAACTCCTCCATTGAGCTAACATTCTTCGACAAACATTATCGTCCGTGGACTTTCCGATACTCGTATTGGAAAAGTACGCAGACTTTCGTGTTTACCAAAGGATGGAGACATTTTCTGAAGATGAACGGCTTGAACACTAGAGACTCTGTGGTGTTCTATAAGTGTGAAATGAGTGGAAACATGTTTTACATGATTGATATGCAGAGGAATTGTATTGAAAACTGTGGTGTTCGTCTCAGTGTTGCGGAGCAGGAACTCGGCAAGAGGAAACGATCGGAGGAGGTTGAAGAAGAGATTGCAGCAGCGGATCGGACCAGTAACGGAGTTATGCTTTTTGGTGTTGAGATCAGTAATGGCGGACCGAATCATAAGAGAAGAATAGCTGATGAGTAG
- the LOC126679008 gene encoding amino acid transporter AVT1I-like, protein MEAIPEEKLWTEPLMMVDEKADHNHMLRFKLVDDANSNPRHSQKGTTSSLKTIANGLNALSGVGILSTPYAIASGGWLSLIFLFTIAILAFYSGLLIKRCMESDSNIRTYPDIGERAFGNKGRVLVSVLMYVELYLVATGFLILEGDNLHSLFPNFAIKILGLDVEGRQSFVIIAGLIILPTVWLDDLSILSYVSASGVLAGVVILGSVFWVGAFDGVGFNGRGKLLNWDGIGIAISLSAFCYCAHPMFPTLYTSMKKKHQFSNVLAICFILCTFSYASMAIIGYKMFGSDVKSQITLNLPARKLSSKIAIYTTLVNPIAKYALMVTPIVNATKTWFPSYSNKKSFNLVVSTSLLISSVIVALVFPFFGTLMSLVGAFLSVTASIILPCLCYLKISGNFRRFGCEVVILWGIIVFGIIVAIFGIYTSLLQIEARA, encoded by the exons ATGGAGGCTATTCCTGAAGAAAAGTTATGGACTGAGCCTCTGATGATGGTTGATGAGAAGGCAGATCATAATCATATGCTTAGATTTAAATTGGTTGATGATGCAAACTCAAACCCTAGACATTCTCAAAAGGGAACTACCTCTTCTCTCAAGACAATTGCCAATGGATTAAATGCTTTATCAG GTGTTGGAATACTTTCAACACCATATGCAATTGCATCAGGAGGATGGTTGAGCTTGATTTTTCTATTCACCATCGCAATTTTAGCTTTCTACTCTGGCTTACTGATCAAAAGATGCATGGAATCTGATTCAAATATCAGAACATATCCTGATATTGGCGAACGAGCATTCGGTAACAAAGGAAGAGTTTTGGTATCGGTTTTAATGTACGTCGAGCTTTATTTAGTCGCGACAGGTTTCTTGATTCTCGAAGGAGATAACTTGCATAGCTTATTTCCAAATTTTGCAATCAAGATTTTAGGTTTGGATGTCGAAGGAAGACAAAGCTTTGTCATAATTGCTGGTCTGATTATTTTGCCTACGGTTTGGTTAGACGATTTAAGCATTCTTAGCTATGTCTCTGCGAGTGGGGTTTTGGCTGGAGTTGTGATTCTGGGTTCGGTTTTCTGGGTCGGAGCATTTGATGGAGTGGGTTTTAATGGACGTGGAAAATTGTTGAATTGGGATGGAATTGGAATTGCTATTAGCTTATCTGCTTTTTGTTACTGTGCACATCCCATGTTTCCTACTCTTTACACCTCAATGAAAAAGAAGCATCAATTCTCTAAT GTTCTAGCAATTTGCTTCATTTTATGTACATTTAGCTATGCATCAATGGCAATTATTGGTTACAAAATGTTCGGATCCGATGTTAAATCACAGATAACTTTAAATCTTCCGGCCCGAAAGTTAAGCTCAAAAATAGCAATATATACAACTTTGGTGAATCCAATAGCAAAATATGCATTAATGGTCACACCAATTGTGAATGCAACTAAGACTTGGTTTCCAAGTTACAGCAACAAGAAGTCATTTAATCTCGTCGTAAGTACGAGTTTATTGATCAGTTCCGTAATCGTAGCTCTAGTTTTTCCGTTCTTTGGCACCCTGATGTCGCTGGTCGGAGCATTTTTAAGCGTCACAGCTTCAATTATACTTCCTTGTTTATGCTACTTGAAAATTTCTGGCAATTTTAGGAGATTTGGATGTGAAGTGGTGATACTATGGGGGATTATAGTATTTGGAATTATTGTTGCTATTTTTGGTATTTACACGTCTCTTTTGCAAATAGAAGCTAGGGcatga